The following coding sequences are from one Sphingobium sp. Cam5-1 window:
- a CDS encoding Rne/Rng family ribonuclease, giving the protein MTMRMLIDARHREETRVAVVKGNRIEEFDFESAEHKQLKGNIYLAKVTRVEPSLQAAFVDYGGNRHGFLAFSEIHPDYYQIPREDREALLREEREHAEEEAALRADFEDDDDHHGDDGLELVEATHHEEDEGEAAESSEGPAKGSRRKRGGDEAADELRRKRMALRRRYKIQDVIKRRQVLLVQVVKEERGNKGAALTTYLSLAGRYCVLMPNTSHGGGISRKISNAADRKRLKTIVAEMNLPSTMGCIVRTAGLQRTKPEIKRDFDYLARLWDEIREKTLKSEAPALIHNDSDLIKRAIRDIYNKDIEEVIVEGEYGYKAAKDFMKLLMPSHARRVQQYADAVSLFQRAGVEDQLAAMYNPVVQLKSGGYLVINPTEALVSIDINSGRSTREHGIEQTAVATNLEAAREIARQLRLRDMAGLVVIDFIDMEMNSNIRKVEKAMKEALKDDRARIQVGRISGFGLMEMSRQRLRTGVLEASTRQCPHCEGTGLVRTASSAGLSALRMLEEEAARGRGNLVTLRASQEAAFYVLNNKRRELDEIEQRYGVTIAILPDGEVEGARMSVEASGPRPERVVSYAPIVEEEDDLDIVEELEEEEIEEVEAAEREERGDRGEDREGGRRRRRRRRRRGGQRDDHHAEGEAEATGAPVDETGEEAESADEETEGQPVEAHGEGEEASRRRGRRGRRGGRRRREGEAVADEAASEAVEASEPAAVEPVAETVAEAAPDAPAEEEAPKTRRRPRARKAKEVVEALVETPEAPVEAAAEEAPAKPKRTRRKKAEATPEAPAEPVVSVEPEAEAPAKPKRTRRKKVEAIAQDAAEAPAIAGAVPPEADATTAANAGESAVSTVDGEETADEESAPRRGWWQRTFGQ; this is encoded by the coding sequence ATGACAATGCGTATGCTGATCGATGCGCGCCACCGGGAAGAAACCCGGGTCGCGGTCGTCAAAGGTAACCGGATCGAGGAGTTTGATTTCGAATCGGCCGAGCACAAGCAGCTCAAAGGTAATATCTACCTCGCCAAGGTTACCCGTGTAGAACCCTCGCTCCAGGCGGCGTTCGTCGATTATGGCGGCAATCGCCACGGCTTCCTGGCGTTCAGCGAAATCCATCCCGACTATTACCAGATTCCGCGCGAAGATCGCGAAGCATTGCTGCGTGAAGAGCGCGAGCATGCCGAGGAAGAGGCCGCGCTGCGTGCCGATTTCGAGGATGACGATGATCATCATGGCGACGATGGTCTGGAGCTGGTCGAAGCCACGCACCATGAAGAGGATGAAGGCGAAGCCGCCGAAAGCAGCGAAGGCCCCGCAAAGGGTAGCCGTCGCAAGCGCGGTGGCGATGAAGCCGCCGACGAACTGCGCCGCAAGCGCATGGCGCTGCGCCGCCGCTACAAGATTCAGGACGTCATCAAGCGCCGTCAGGTGCTGCTGGTACAGGTCGTCAAGGAAGAGCGCGGCAACAAGGGCGCGGCGCTGACCACCTACTTGTCGCTGGCCGGTCGCTATTGCGTGCTGATGCCGAACACGTCGCATGGCGGCGGGATTTCGCGTAAGATCAGCAATGCTGCCGACCGCAAGCGCTTAAAGACGATCGTCGCGGAGATGAATCTGCCCTCGACCATGGGCTGCATTGTCCGCACCGCTGGCCTTCAGCGTACCAAGCCGGAAATCAAGCGCGACTTCGACTATCTCGCCCGCCTGTGGGACGAGATTCGCGAAAAGACGCTGAAGTCCGAAGCGCCCGCACTGATCCACAATGACAGCGACCTCATCAAGCGCGCGATCCGCGATATCTACAACAAGGATATCGAAGAGGTCATCGTCGAGGGCGAATATGGCTATAAGGCCGCCAAGGATTTCATGAAGCTGCTGATGCCCAGCCATGCGCGCCGGGTGCAGCAATATGCCGACGCCGTTTCGCTGTTCCAGCGAGCAGGCGTCGAGGATCAGCTGGCCGCGATGTACAATCCGGTCGTGCAGCTGAAATCAGGCGGCTACCTCGTCATCAACCCGACCGAAGCTTTGGTGTCGATCGACATCAACTCGGGCCGGTCGACGCGTGAGCATGGCATCGAGCAGACCGCCGTCGCCACCAACCTTGAAGCCGCGCGCGAGATCGCGCGTCAGCTCCGCTTGCGCGACATGGCTGGCCTCGTCGTCATCGACTTTATCGACATGGAGATGAACTCCAACATCCGTAAGGTCGAGAAGGCAATGAAGGAGGCGCTGAAGGACGATCGCGCCCGCATTCAGGTCGGCCGCATCTCGGGCTTTGGCCTCATGGAAATGAGCCGCCAGCGCCTGCGCACCGGCGTGCTGGAGGCATCGACCCGCCAGTGCCCGCATTGCGAAGGCACCGGTCTGGTCCGCACGGCGTCGTCGGCGGGCCTTAGCGCGCTGCGCATGCTGGAAGAGGAAGCGGCGCGTGGTCGCGGCAACTTGGTCACGCTGCGCGCGAGCCAGGAAGCGGCCTTCTACGTCCTCAACAACAAGCGCCGCGAGCTGGACGAAATCGAGCAGCGTTACGGCGTCACCATCGCAATCCTGCCGGATGGCGAGGTCGAAGGCGCGCGCATGTCGGTGGAAGCCAGCGGCCCGCGTCCGGAACGGGTGGTGAGCTATGCTCCGATCGTCGAGGAAGAAGATGACCTCGATATCGTCGAGGAGCTGGAAGAAGAGGAAATCGAGGAAGTCGAGGCGGCCGAGCGCGAAGAGCGCGGCGACCGGGGCGAGGATCGCGAAGGCGGCCGTCGTCGTCGTCGTCGCCGCCGTCGTCGTGGCGGCCAGCGTGACGATCATCATGCCGAGGGCGAAGCAGAGGCTACCGGTGCCCCGGTCGACGAAACTGGCGAAGAAGCCGAATCGGCTGACGAAGAAACGGAAGGACAGCCTGTCGAGGCCCATGGCGAAGGCGAAGAGGCCAGTCGCCGTCGTGGCCGTCGCGGTCGCCGTGGCGGACGCCGTCGTCGCGAGGGCGAAGCGGTTGCCGACGAGGCGGCGAGCGAAGCCGTCGAGGCTTCCGAGCCCGCCGCTGTCGAGCCTGTCGCCGAGACGGTAGCAGAAGCAGCGCCCGACGCGCCTGCGGAGGAGGAGGCGCCAAAGACGCGCCGTCGCCCCCGTGCTCGCAAGGCAAAGGAAGTCGTAGAAGCGCTCGTGGAGACCCCCGAGGCTCCGGTCGAAGCGGCAGCCGAGGAAGCACCCGCCAAGCCCAAGCGCACTCGGCGCAAGAAGGCAGAGGCCACTCCCGAAGCGCCAGCCGAACCAGTCGTGAGCGTGGAACCGGAAGCCGAGGCGCCCGCCAAGCCCAAGCGCACGCGTCGCAAGAAGGTTGAGGCCATTGCCCAGGACGCGGCAGAGGCTCCCGCGATCGCAGGGGCCGTCCCACCGGAAGCTGACGCAACAACGGCAGCAAATGCTGGTGAGAGCGCGGTCTCGACGGTAGATGGCGAAGAGACGGCCGACGAAGAAAGCGCACCGCGCCGTGGATGGTGGCAGCGCACCTTCGGTCAGTAA
- a CDS encoding M48 family metalloprotease, producing the protein MRRWLRAAAIAVASLALVAKPVMAQQILRDAETEAFMADMSGPLVSAAGMEPRNVQVLVLNDPEINAFVAGGQYVWVHSGLIAAADNVNQLQGVVAHELGHIEGGHIIRSSEGMKAATGITLLSLVLGAAAIAAGGAEAGMGILGMGQQAAMGKYLAFSRAQESSADLAGARYLSKSGLSGKGSLEFFKKLQNQEYRLAIPQDDSYGRTHPLSGERINVLREVYTVDPAWDKPIDPKLEARFERIKAKLVGFVSEPTQTLIKYPESDQSIPAHYARAYAWHKSAYPDKAIAEVNALLTAQPHDPYFLELKGQVLLESGKPADAIPPLREAVKLTQQPLIATMLGHALIATEDDKNFAEAEQVLRNAVARDRENPFAWYQLGVVYERRGDTPRAALATAERYALMGDDQMALRSADAAMQGLKPGTVDYLRAQDIAMVSRAAVEQKRKKK; encoded by the coding sequence ATGCGCCGCTGGCTGCGTGCCGCTGCGATCGCGGTTGCATCGCTGGCCCTGGTCGCCAAGCCGGTGATGGCGCAGCAGATACTGCGCGACGCCGAGACCGAAGCCTTCATGGCCGACATGTCGGGACCCCTCGTCAGCGCCGCTGGAATGGAGCCGCGCAATGTCCAGGTGCTGGTTCTCAACGACCCGGAAATCAACGCCTTCGTGGCAGGTGGCCAATATGTCTGGGTTCATAGCGGCCTGATCGCTGCGGCCGACAATGTGAACCAGCTGCAAGGAGTCGTCGCCCACGAACTCGGCCATATCGAGGGTGGCCATATCATCCGTTCCTCGGAAGGCATGAAGGCCGCAACCGGCATCACCCTGCTCAGCCTGGTTCTGGGCGCCGCTGCGATTGCGGCGGGCGGCGCGGAAGCGGGCATGGGCATTTTGGGAATGGGCCAGCAAGCGGCGATGGGCAAATATCTCGCCTTTTCGCGCGCGCAGGAAAGCTCGGCCGACCTTGCAGGTGCGCGCTATTTGAGCAAGTCCGGCCTGTCGGGCAAGGGCAGCCTGGAATTCTTCAAGAAGTTGCAGAACCAGGAATATCGTCTCGCGATCCCGCAGGACGACAGCTACGGCCGCACGCATCCGCTATCCGGCGAACGCATCAATGTCCTGCGGGAAGTGTATACGGTCGATCCCGCGTGGGACAAACCGATCGACCCGAAGCTGGAAGCCCGCTTCGAACGTATCAAGGCCAAGCTGGTCGGCTTCGTTTCCGAACCCACTCAGACGCTGATCAAATATCCCGAGAGCGATCAGTCGATCCCGGCGCATTATGCGCGCGCCTACGCCTGGCATAAAAGCGCCTATCCCGACAAAGCGATCGCCGAGGTGAACGCCCTTCTGACAGCGCAGCCGCATGACCCTTATTTCTTGGAGCTGAAAGGCCAGGTACTGCTGGAAAGCGGCAAGCCCGCCGACGCCATCCCGCCGCTGCGCGAGGCCGTGAAACTGACGCAGCAGCCCCTGATCGCCACGATGCTGGGCCATGCGCTTATCGCGACGGAGGATGACAAGAACTTCGCCGAAGCCGAACAGGTGCTGCGTAATGCTGTGGCGCGCGACCGGGAAAATCCTTTCGCCTGGTATCAGCTCGGCGTCGTTTATGAACGGCGCGGTGACACGCCCCGCGCGGCGCTGGCCACGGCGGAACGCTATGCGCTGATGGGTGACGACCAGATGGCGCTGCGTAGCGCGGACGCGGCCATGCAGGGATTGAAGCCCGGCACGGTTGACTATCTGCGGGCGCAGGATATCGCCATGGTGTCCCGCGCAGCCGTCGAGCAGAAGCGAAAGAAGAAATGA
- a CDS encoding DsbA family protein translates to MTETSRPGIRAALSNRTIQMTIGALAFIAATAAGAALGMQSSGSVAAGDKAAIEKIVRDYILEHPEIIPEAVERLQAKRVSDSIGESRKAIETPYAGAWEGAANGDVTVVEFFDYACGYCRASLPDLAKLVSEDKGVKVVYRELPILSDESADAAKVSLLAAEKGQYMPFHRALYASGKVTRDTILGAAAKVGIDGKAAEAAMANSKYDGEIQSNIALAQKLRATGTPTFVVGDQVLNGAVGYDALKQAVAATRAK, encoded by the coding sequence ATGACCGAAACCTCTCGACCCGGCATTCGCGCCGCCCTTTCCAACAGGACCATCCAGATGACGATTGGCGCCCTCGCCTTCATCGCCGCCACTGCCGCTGGCGCGGCTCTAGGCATGCAGAGTAGCGGAAGCGTGGCCGCCGGAGACAAGGCTGCGATCGAGAAGATCGTGCGCGACTATATACTGGAGCATCCGGAAATCATTCCCGAAGCGGTCGAGCGGTTGCAGGCAAAACGCGTGTCCGACAGCATCGGCGAAAGTCGCAAGGCCATCGAAACGCCCTATGCGGGCGCGTGGGAAGGCGCGGCCAACGGGGATGTCACGGTGGTCGAATTCTTCGATTACGCATGCGGCTATTGCCGTGCGTCCCTGCCCGACCTCGCCAAGCTGGTGAGCGAGGACAAGGGGGTGAAGGTCGTCTATCGCGAGTTGCCGATCCTGTCCGACGAGAGCGCTGATGCGGCCAAGGTGTCGCTGCTGGCGGCGGAAAAAGGCCAGTATATGCCTTTCCATCGGGCGCTGTATGCGAGCGGGAAGGTCACGCGAGACACCATATTGGGCGCCGCCGCCAAGGTCGGCATAGACGGCAAGGCGGCGGAGGCGGCCATGGCCAACAGCAAATATGATGGTGAAATTCAGTCGAACATCGCGCTGGCGCAAAAGCTGCGCGCCACGGGCACGCCAACATTCGTCGTGGGCGATCAGGTGTTGAATGGTGCGGTGGGCTATGACGCGCTGAAGCAGGCTGTCGCGGCGACGCGGGCGAAGTAA
- the rpmH gene encoding 50S ribosomal protein L34, producing MKRTYQPSNLVRKRRHGFRARMATPGGRNVIRARRSRGRKSLSA from the coding sequence ATGAAGCGCACCTATCAGCCGAGCAATCTGGTTCGGAAGCGCCGTCACGGTTTCCGCGCTCGCATGGCGACCCCCGGCGGCCGCAATGTGATCCGCGCCCGCCGTTCGCGGGGCCGCAAGAGCCTGAGCGCCTGA
- the rnpA gene encoding ribonuclease P protein component, producing MRRRADFLAANRGRRAPMPGFVLLVRDRGDGDPAMRIGITVTKKIGGAVIRNRMKRRFRVLARDLLPIHGIAGADHVLIGRSEGIERDFALLRSELEKALGKVMSRPAGTHRGPPRKKPSREQSAQEQ from the coding sequence ATGAGGCGGCGCGCTGATTTCCTGGCGGCGAATCGTGGGCGGCGCGCACCGATGCCGGGCTTTGTCCTGCTGGTGCGCGATCGTGGCGATGGCGATCCGGCGATGCGTATCGGCATCACGGTTACGAAAAAGATTGGCGGCGCTGTCATCCGCAACCGGATGAAGCGCCGTTTTCGCGTCTTGGCGCGGGACTTGTTGCCCATCCACGGGATCGCGGGCGCCGACCATGTGCTGATCGGCCGTTCCGAAGGTATCGAGCGCGACTTCGCCCTGCTCCGGTCGGAATTGGAAAAGGCCCTGGGCAAGGTGATGAGCCGCCCTGCGGGCACCCATCGAGGACCTCCGCGAAAGAAACCTTCCCGCGAACAGAGCGCTCAGGAGCAATGA
- the yidD gene encoding membrane protein insertion efficiency factor YidD gives MIARLLILIARFWQLGPSRILPPSCRYAPSCSQYAIEAIRKYGAVKGSWLATKRLMRCHPWGGSGYDPVP, from the coding sequence ATGATCGCTCGCTTGCTCATTCTGATCGCGCGCTTCTGGCAACTCGGCCCGTCGCGCATATTGCCCCCCAGCTGCCGCTATGCGCCGTCCTGTTCGCAATATGCCATAGAGGCCATCCGCAAATATGGTGCGGTGAAGGGTAGCTGGCTCGCCACGAAGCGGCTAATGCGATGCCACCCTTGGGGCGGTTCGGGCTACGACCCGGTGCCCTGA
- the yidC gene encoding membrane protein insertase YidC, with protein sequence MDDKKNIVLAVLLTAAILFGWPYIAKHFFPAANPPATKIEGGKTTPVAQGSSPVASSPSAIRDRALVLKESPRVAIRTPKLTGSINLKGARIDDIVLPTYGETIAKNSPAIRLYSPSGTKDAFFAGFGWQGEGLKAPDASTVWTADAKELTPTSPVTLRWDNGAGQAFEIRLSVDENYMITARQKVVNSGTGVVGVKPYGYINRTGIPKDPDTWTIHIGPMGVFNGAANYDVNYKDLNKGPSSQSFQSTGGWLGFTDKYWLSALVPDQKAAFEGQFRKGAGIQYQADYSLAPTMLAPGKAVTQTVRLFVGAKEVKTLEAYQDAGIPLFDRAIDWGWFYWFEKPIFALLHWLFEHIGNFGVAIICLTFVVRALMFPVAQRQFASMAAMRAVQPKMKALQEKYKDDKPKLQQEMMELYKREKVNPLAGCLPIFIQIPIFFALYKVLQLTIEMRHQPFVLWIKDLSAPDPLHILNLFGMLPFTPPAFLGIGVLALLLGISMFFQFKLNPAQMDPMQQQIFSIMPWMMMFIMAPFAAGLLVYWITNNCLSMLQQWWLYKRHPALSAAPAK encoded by the coding sequence GTGGACGACAAGAAGAATATTGTTCTGGCGGTGCTACTGACCGCAGCGATCCTGTTCGGCTGGCCCTATATCGCCAAGCATTTCTTCCCTGCCGCGAACCCGCCCGCGACGAAGATCGAAGGCGGCAAGACCACGCCGGTGGCGCAGGGATCAAGCCCGGTAGCGAGCAGTCCGTCCGCGATTCGCGATCGCGCCCTGGTGTTGAAAGAGAGCCCGCGTGTCGCGATCCGCACGCCCAAGCTGACCGGCTCCATCAACCTGAAGGGCGCGCGCATCGACGATATCGTGCTGCCCACCTATGGCGAAACGATCGCGAAAAATTCGCCCGCGATCCGGCTCTATAGCCCTTCTGGCACGAAGGACGCCTTTTTCGCTGGTTTCGGCTGGCAAGGCGAAGGGTTGAAGGCGCCTGACGCGAGCACCGTCTGGACGGCCGATGCGAAGGAATTGACGCCGACCAGCCCCGTGACACTGCGGTGGGACAATGGTGCGGGCCAGGCTTTCGAAATCCGTCTTTCGGTCGATGAGAATTACATGATCACCGCGCGGCAGAAGGTCGTGAACAGCGGTACAGGCGTGGTCGGGGTGAAGCCTTATGGCTACATCAATCGCACAGGCATCCCCAAGGACCCGGACACCTGGACCATCCATATCGGCCCGATGGGCGTGTTCAACGGCGCTGCCAATTATGATGTGAATTATAAGGATCTGAACAAGGGTCCGTCCAGCCAAAGCTTCCAGTCCACAGGCGGCTGGCTGGGCTTCACCGACAAATATTGGCTGTCGGCACTGGTCCCCGATCAGAAGGCTGCATTTGAAGGTCAGTTCCGCAAAGGTGCTGGTATCCAGTATCAGGCCGACTACAGCCTGGCTCCGACCATGCTGGCGCCGGGCAAGGCCGTCACCCAGACGGTGCGCCTGTTCGTGGGCGCGAAGGAAGTGAAGACACTTGAAGCCTATCAGGATGCGGGCATTCCGCTGTTCGATCGGGCTATCGACTGGGGCTGGTTCTACTGGTTCGAAAAGCCGATCTTCGCGCTGCTGCACTGGCTGTTCGAGCATATCGGCAATTTCGGTGTGGCCATCATTTGCCTGACCTTCGTGGTCCGGGCCCTTATGTTCCCCGTCGCCCAGCGCCAGTTTGCCAGCATGGCGGCGATGCGGGCGGTGCAGCCCAAGATGAAGGCGCTGCAGGAGAAATATAAGGACGACAAGCCCAAGCTCCAGCAGGAAATGATGGAGCTATACAAGCGCGAGAAGGTGAACCCGCTCGCCGGCTGCCTGCCCATCTTCATCCAGATCCCGATCTTCTTCGCCCTGTACAAGGTGTTGCAGCTGACGATCGAAATGCGTCATCAGCCCTTCGTCCTTTGGATCAAGGATCTGTCCGCGCCCGATCCGCTGCACATCCTCAACCTGTTCGGCATGCTCCCCTTCACACCCCCGGCCTTCCTGGGCATCGGCGTGCTGGCGCTGCTGCTGGGCATCAGCATGTTCTTCCAGTTCAAGCTCAATCCGGCTCAGATGGACCCGATGCAGCAGCAGATCTTTTCGATCATGCCGTGGATGATGATGTTCATCATGGCACCGTTTGCTGCAGGCCTGCTGGTCTACTGGATCACCAACAACTGCCTGTCGATGCTGCAGCAGTGGTGGCTCTACAAGCGCCACCCTGCGCTGAGCGCGGCTCCGGCGAAATAA
- the yihA gene encoding ribosome biogenesis GTP-binding protein YihA/YsxC — protein sequence MDEQEQAELIEEARKVFAGPISFLKSAPDLKFLPDMSVNEVAFAGRSNVGKSSLLNALTGRNGLARTSNTPGRTQELNFFDVGDPLRFRLVDMPGYGYARAPKDMVRQWRFLVNDYLRGRAKLKRALVLIDSRHGIKDVDNEIFDMLDAAAVSYRIVLTKADKVKASHLAEIIQATGDAVRKRPAAHPEIIPTSSEKGMGIAELRAAVLASVTEG from the coding sequence GTGGACGAGCAGGAACAGGCAGAGTTGATCGAGGAAGCACGCAAGGTGTTCGCCGGGCCGATCAGCTTTCTCAAGTCAGCGCCGGATTTGAAGTTCCTGCCCGACATGTCGGTCAATGAAGTGGCGTTTGCGGGCCGATCGAACGTCGGCAAATCGTCCCTGCTGAACGCGCTGACGGGCCGCAACGGGCTTGCCCGCACGTCGAACACGCCGGGACGGACACAGGAACTGAACTTTTTCGATGTCGGCGACCCGCTGCGCTTTCGCCTCGTCGATATGCCTGGTTATGGCTATGCGCGCGCGCCCAAGGACATGGTGCGCCAGTGGCGCTTCCTTGTGAACGACTATCTGCGCGGGCGGGCGAAGCTGAAGCGCGCACTCGTGCTGATCGACAGCCGTCATGGCATCAAGGATGTCGATAATGAGATTTTCGACATGCTGGACGCGGCGGCCGTCAGTTATCGCATTGTCCTGACCAAAGCGGACAAGGTAAAGGCCAGCCATCTCGCCGAAATTATACAGGCGACTGGCGATGCCGTCCGGAAACGGCCCGCTGCCCATCCGGAGATTATCCCGACCTCAAGCGAAAAGGGCATGGGCATAGCGGAACTTCGGGCTGCCGTTCTGGCGAGCGTCACCGAAGGGTGA
- a CDS encoding 2'-5' RNA ligase family protein: MRHDMRADTKYRLFFALKPSAVIARQTDHFAETLGGGERRIRLEHQHVTLAVTADYVEYPYAVIKALLRAGTMVEAEPFDMRLDRLSFSNRSAALRPSRSLPLLNQLQKSIIDAMRAAGVALRPGWTFSPHQTLFYRDGPPAQQSIDGFLWSLDQFVLVCSHVGRTLHDILGTWTLKGDGQYELF, translated from the coding sequence ATGCGCCATGACATGCGCGCCGACACCAAATATCGTCTCTTTTTCGCGCTGAAACCGTCGGCTGTCATCGCGCGGCAGACTGATCATTTCGCGGAGACACTGGGCGGCGGGGAGCGCCGCATACGGCTGGAGCATCAGCATGTCACGCTGGCCGTGACCGCCGATTATGTCGAATATCCCTATGCGGTGATCAAGGCGTTGTTGCGGGCGGGGACTATGGTGGAAGCGGAACCTTTTGACATGAGGCTCGACCGACTAAGCTTCAGTAATCGTTCCGCCGCCCTGCGCCCTTCGCGATCCCTGCCTTTGCTCAACCAATTACAGAAGTCGATCATCGACGCGATGCGGGCGGCGGGCGTGGCCTTGCGCCCCGGCTGGACCTTCAGCCCGCACCAGACGCTATTCTACAGGGATGGCCCTCCGGCGCAGCAAAGTATCGACGGCTTCCTTTGGTCGCTCGATCAGTTTGTCCTGGTTTGCAGCCATGTGGGCCGCACCCTGCACGATATTCTTGGCACCTGGACGCTCAAGGGAGACGGGCAATATGAGCTGTTCTGA
- a CDS encoding pyridoxamine 5'-phosphate oxidase family protein has protein sequence MAHLTLPQLANKMKDIDFAMLSTRAEGGQIAARPMSNNRDVDYDGDSYYFTTDNTVMVHDIERDPKVGLAFQGSSGLLKQRPLFVAIEGRADLIRDKGAFKAHWNSDLDRWFDEGIDTPGLVMIKVSAERAHYWDGEDEGEVQL, from the coding sequence ATGGCCCACCTCACGCTGCCGCAGCTGGCGAACAAGATGAAGGATATCGACTTCGCCATGCTTTCCACCCGCGCTGAAGGTGGCCAGATCGCCGCACGGCCAATGAGCAACAATCGCGACGTCGATTATGATGGCGACAGCTATTATTTCACCACCGACAACACCGTCATGGTCCACGATATCGAGCGCGACCCAAAGGTTGGCTTGGCCTTTCAGGGCTCCAGCGGGTTGTTGAAGCAGCGCCCGCTATTCGTGGCGATAGAAGGACGCGCTGATCTTATCCGTGACAAGGGGGCGTTCAAAGCGCATTGGAACAGCGACCTTGACCGCTGGTTCGACGAAGGCATCGACACGCCGGGCCTCGTGATGATCAAGGTCAGCGCGGAAAGGGCGCATTATTGGGATGGAGAGGATGAAGGGGAGGTCCAGCTCTGA
- a CDS encoding DoxX family protein, with the protein MKGRSSSDLNERANKRDRVRTASRWILSLFYLIAGVAHLTRSGGFIAITPYWVPHPADIIALTGVAEIAGAAGLHIPRLRKAAGIGLALYALCVWPANLNHALKDIPLNGVHLSWWYHGPRLLLQPVIIWWALWASMVVEWPFGRKRDVPYQ; encoded by the coding sequence ATGAAGGGGAGGTCCAGCTCTGATCTTAACGAAAGAGCGAACAAGCGAGATCGCGTCAGGACGGCGTCACGCTGGATATTGTCCTTATTTTATTTGATCGCGGGCGTGGCTCATCTGACCCGGTCAGGCGGCTTCATAGCCATCACGCCATATTGGGTGCCCCACCCCGCTGACATCATCGCGCTGACAGGTGTGGCGGAAATTGCGGGTGCTGCGGGATTGCATATCCCAAGATTGCGTAAGGCCGCGGGGATCGGCCTTGCCCTTTACGCCCTTTGCGTGTGGCCGGCCAATCTCAACCATGCGCTCAAGGATATTCCATTGAACGGCGTGCATTTGAGTTGGTGGTATCACGGCCCACGTCTGCTGTTGCAGCCGGTGATCATATGGTGGGCCTTGTGGGCCAGCATGGTGGTCGAATGGCCGTTCGGACGGAAGCGTGACGTCCCATATCAATGA